In Balaenoptera acutorostrata chromosome 19, mBalAcu1.1, whole genome shotgun sequence, the following proteins share a genomic window:
- the PPP1R12C gene encoding protein phosphatase 1 regulatory subunit 12C isoform X6: MSGEDGPGAGPGAAAAAARERRREQLRQWGARAGAEPGPGERRARTVRFERAAEFLAACAGGDLDEARLMLREADPGPGAELDPAAPPPARAVLDSTNADGISALHQACIDENLEVVRFLVEQGATVNQADNEGWTPLHVAASCGYLDIARYLLSHGANIAAVNSDGDLPLDLAECDAVEGLLKVEIARRGVDVEAAKRAEEELLLHDTRCWLNGGAMPEARHPRTGASALHVAAAKGYIEVMRLLLQAGYDPELRDGDGWTPLHAAAHWGVEDACRLLAEHGGGMDSLTHAGQRPCDLADEEVLSLLEELARKQEDLRNQKEASQSRGQEPQGPSSSKHRRSSVCRLSSREKISLQDLSKERRPGGAGGPPIRDEDEGEEGPSEPPPAESRTLNGVSSPPPSSPRSPMTPDEAPFSTRFGLQKTGSSGALGPAERRGAEGAPGAGLQRSASSSRLEGTSTQAREPRLARITPTPSRKVPESSAPSEISRPPPPLDNSTPPSRIPEPESPVKPNVPVASAAPPADSRDRRRSYQMPVRDEESESQRKARSRLMRQSRRSTQGVTLTDLKEAEKAAGKAPEPEKSCLQSLDPSRRPRVPGVENSDGPAQREAPDGRGQGPQAPEEHRRVSKERRGPAEGEEAEPAPPDRSPGSSTPQGGPSSRRQRDLNPEPEPESEEPDGGFRKLYAELRSENERLREALTETTLQLAQLKVELERATQRQERFAERPALLELERFERRALERKAAELEEELKALSDLRADNQRLKDENAALIRVISKLSK, from the exons ATGTCGGGCGAGGATGGCCCGGGGGCGGGCCccggggcggcggcggcagcggcccGCGAGCGGCGGCGGGAGCAGCTGCGGCAGTGGGGGGCGCGGGCGGGCGCCGAGCCGGGCCCCGGGGAGCGGCGCGCCCGCACCGTGCGCTTCGAGCGCGCCGCCGAGTTCCTGGCGGCCTGCGCGGGCGGCGATCTGGACGAGGCGCGCCTGATGCTGCGCGAGGCCGACCCCGGCCCGGGCGCCGAGCTCGACCCTGCtgccccgccgcccgcccgcgCAGTGCTGGACTCCACCAACGCCGACGGCATCAGCGCCCTGCACCAG GCCTGCATCGACGAGAACCTGGAGGTGGTGCGCTTCCTGGTGGAGCAGGGTGCCACGGTGAACCAGGCAGACAACGAGGGCTGGACACCCCTGCACGTGGCCGCCTCCTGCGGTTACCTGGACATCGCCAG GTACCTGCTGAGCCACGGGGCCAACATCGCGGCAGTGAACAGTGATGGGGACCTGCCCCTGGACCTGGCCGAGTGTGACGCCGTGGAGGGGCTGCTGAAGGTGGAGATTGCCCGCCGAG GTGTGGATGTGGAAGCAGCCAAACGGGCCGAGGAGGAGTTGCTGCTTCACGACACAAGGTGCTGGCTGAACGGGGGCGCCATGCCAGAGGCCCGGCACCCCCGCACGGGGGCCTCTGCCCTGCACGTGGCTGCCGCCAAGGGCTACATCGAAGTGATGAG GCTGCTCCTTCAGGCCGGCTACGACCCGGAGCTGCGGGACGGGGACGGCTGGACACCCCTGCACGCCGCAGCCCACTGGGGCGTGGAGGACGCCTGCCGCCTGCTGGCGGAGCACGGTGGGGGCATGGACTCGCTGACGCACGCG gggcAGCGTCCCTGTGACCTGGCGGATGAGGAGGTGCTGAGCCTGCTGGAGGAGCTGGCCCGGAAGCAGGAGGAC CTTCGGAACCAGAAGGAAGCCTCCCAGAGCAGGGGCCAGGAGCCCCAGGGGCCCTCCAGCAGCAAACACCGAAG GAGCTCTGTATGTCGTCTGAGCAGCCGTGAGAAGATCTCCCTCCAGGACCTGTCCAAGGAGCGCCGgcctggaggggcaggggggCCCCCAATCCGGGACGAGGATGAGGGAGAAGAAGGCCCCTCAG AGCCACCCCCTGCAGAATCCAGAACCCTCAACGGGGTCTCCTCCCCGCCACCCTCTAGCCCTAGGAGCCCCATG aCCCCCGACGAGGCCCCCTTCTCCACGCGCTTTGGCCTCCAGAAGACGGGGAGCTCTGGGGCCCTAGGTCCTGCGGAGAGGCGGGGCGCCGAGGGTGCCCCCGGGGCTGGGCTGCAGCGCTCCGCCTCCTCCTCGCGGCTGGAAGGGACCTCCACTCAG GCCAGGGAGCCCCGTCTTGCCAGAAttacccccaccccctcccggaAGGTGCCGGAGTCCTCTGCCCC GTCTGAGATCTCCAGGCCTCCTCCTCCCTTGGATAACTCCACTCCTCCCTCCAGGATTCCGGAGCCTGAATCCCCAGTGAAGCCAAATGTCCCCGTAGCCTCTGCAGCGCCCCCAGCGGACTCCCGGGACCGCCGGAG GTCCTACCAGATGCCTGTGCGGGACGAGGAGTCTGAATCTCAGCGGAAAGCTCGCTCTCGCCTCATGCGCCAGTCCCGGAGGTCCACACAG GGTGTGACTCTGACAGATCTTAAAGAAGCAGAGAAGGCTGCAGGAAAGGCCCCAGAGCCTGAGAAGTCGTGCCTGCAAAGCCTG GACCCTTCCCGGCGACCCCGAGTCCCTGGGGTCGAGAACTCTGATGGCCCTGCCCAGAGAG agGCGCCCGACGGCCGAGGGCAAGGACCACAGGCCCCCGAGGAGCATCGCAGAGTCAGCAAGGAGCGGCGGGGACCTGCGGAG GGGGAGGAGGCGGAGCCGGCGCCTCCAGACCGCAGCCCAGGATCCAG CACTCCCCAGGGCGGCCCCTCTTCCCGCAGGCAGCGGGACCTCAACCCAGAACCAGAGCCAGAATCGGAAGAGCCTGATGGAGGCTTCAGGAAG CTGTATGCAGAGCTGCGCAGTGAGAACGAACGACTTCGCGAGGCCCTGACCGAGACCACACTGCAGCTGGCGCAGCTCAAGGTGGAGCTGGAGCGTGCCACGCAG AGGCAGGAGCGATTTGCAGAGAGGCCCGCCCTTCTGGAGCTGGAGAGATTC GAGCGCAGGGCCCTGGAGCGGAAGGCagcagagctggaggaggagctgaag GCCCTGTCCGACCTCCGGGCTGACAACCAGCGACTCAAGGACGAGAACGCAGCCCTGATTCGCGTCATCAGCAAACTCTCCAAGTGA
- the PPP1R12C gene encoding protein phosphatase 1 regulatory subunit 12C isoform X5: MSGEDGPGAGPGAAAAAARERRREQLRQWGARAGAEPGPGERRARTVRFERAAEFLAACAGGDLDEARLMLREADPGPGAELDPAAPPPARAVLDSTNADGISALHQACIDENLEVVRFLVEQGATVNQADNEGWTPLHVAASCGYLDIARYLLSHGANIAAVNSDGDLPLDLAECDAVEGLLKVEIARRGVDVEAAKRAEEELLLHDTRCWLNGGAMPEARHPRTGASALHVAAAKGYIEVMRLLLQAGYDPELRDGDGWTPLHAAAHWGVEDACRLLAEHGGGMDSLTHAGQRPCDLADEEVLSLLEELARKQEDLRNQKEASQSRGQEPQGPSSSKHRRSSVCRLSSREKISLQDLSKERRPGGAGGPPIRDEDEGEEGPSEPPPAESRTLNGVSSPPPSSPRSPMTPDEAPFSTRFGLQKTGSSGALGPAERRGAEGAPGAGLQRSASSSRLEGTSTQAREPRLARITPTPSRKVPESSAPSEISRPPPPLDNSTPPSRIPEPESPVKPNVPVASAAPPADSRDRRRSYQMPVRDEESESQRKARSRLMRQSRRSTQGVTLTDLKEAEKAAGKAPEPEKSCLQSLDPSRRPRVPGVENSDGPAQRAEAPDGRGQGPQAPEEHRRVSKERRGPAEGEEAEPAPPDRSPGSSTPQGGPSSRRQRDLNPEPEPESEEPDGGFRKLYAELRSENERLREALTETTLQLAQLKVELERATQRQERFAERPALLELERFERRALERKAAELEEELKALSDLRADNQRLKDENAALIRVISKLSK; encoded by the exons ATGTCGGGCGAGGATGGCCCGGGGGCGGGCCccggggcggcggcggcagcggcccGCGAGCGGCGGCGGGAGCAGCTGCGGCAGTGGGGGGCGCGGGCGGGCGCCGAGCCGGGCCCCGGGGAGCGGCGCGCCCGCACCGTGCGCTTCGAGCGCGCCGCCGAGTTCCTGGCGGCCTGCGCGGGCGGCGATCTGGACGAGGCGCGCCTGATGCTGCGCGAGGCCGACCCCGGCCCGGGCGCCGAGCTCGACCCTGCtgccccgccgcccgcccgcgCAGTGCTGGACTCCACCAACGCCGACGGCATCAGCGCCCTGCACCAG GCCTGCATCGACGAGAACCTGGAGGTGGTGCGCTTCCTGGTGGAGCAGGGTGCCACGGTGAACCAGGCAGACAACGAGGGCTGGACACCCCTGCACGTGGCCGCCTCCTGCGGTTACCTGGACATCGCCAG GTACCTGCTGAGCCACGGGGCCAACATCGCGGCAGTGAACAGTGATGGGGACCTGCCCCTGGACCTGGCCGAGTGTGACGCCGTGGAGGGGCTGCTGAAGGTGGAGATTGCCCGCCGAG GTGTGGATGTGGAAGCAGCCAAACGGGCCGAGGAGGAGTTGCTGCTTCACGACACAAGGTGCTGGCTGAACGGGGGCGCCATGCCAGAGGCCCGGCACCCCCGCACGGGGGCCTCTGCCCTGCACGTGGCTGCCGCCAAGGGCTACATCGAAGTGATGAG GCTGCTCCTTCAGGCCGGCTACGACCCGGAGCTGCGGGACGGGGACGGCTGGACACCCCTGCACGCCGCAGCCCACTGGGGCGTGGAGGACGCCTGCCGCCTGCTGGCGGAGCACGGTGGGGGCATGGACTCGCTGACGCACGCG gggcAGCGTCCCTGTGACCTGGCGGATGAGGAGGTGCTGAGCCTGCTGGAGGAGCTGGCCCGGAAGCAGGAGGAC CTTCGGAACCAGAAGGAAGCCTCCCAGAGCAGGGGCCAGGAGCCCCAGGGGCCCTCCAGCAGCAAACACCGAAG GAGCTCTGTATGTCGTCTGAGCAGCCGTGAGAAGATCTCCCTCCAGGACCTGTCCAAGGAGCGCCGgcctggaggggcaggggggCCCCCAATCCGGGACGAGGATGAGGGAGAAGAAGGCCCCTCAG AGCCACCCCCTGCAGAATCCAGAACCCTCAACGGGGTCTCCTCCCCGCCACCCTCTAGCCCTAGGAGCCCCATG aCCCCCGACGAGGCCCCCTTCTCCACGCGCTTTGGCCTCCAGAAGACGGGGAGCTCTGGGGCCCTAGGTCCTGCGGAGAGGCGGGGCGCCGAGGGTGCCCCCGGGGCTGGGCTGCAGCGCTCCGCCTCCTCCTCGCGGCTGGAAGGGACCTCCACTCAG GCCAGGGAGCCCCGTCTTGCCAGAAttacccccaccccctcccggaAGGTGCCGGAGTCCTCTGCCCC GTCTGAGATCTCCAGGCCTCCTCCTCCCTTGGATAACTCCACTCCTCCCTCCAGGATTCCGGAGCCTGAATCCCCAGTGAAGCCAAATGTCCCCGTAGCCTCTGCAGCGCCCCCAGCGGACTCCCGGGACCGCCGGAG GTCCTACCAGATGCCTGTGCGGGACGAGGAGTCTGAATCTCAGCGGAAAGCTCGCTCTCGCCTCATGCGCCAGTCCCGGAGGTCCACACAG GGTGTGACTCTGACAGATCTTAAAGAAGCAGAGAAGGCTGCAGGAAAGGCCCCAGAGCCTGAGAAGTCGTGCCTGCAAAGCCTG GACCCTTCCCGGCGACCCCGAGTCCCTGGGGTCGAGAACTCTGATGGCCCTGCCCAGAGAG cagagGCGCCCGACGGCCGAGGGCAAGGACCACAGGCCCCCGAGGAGCATCGCAGAGTCAGCAAGGAGCGGCGGGGACCTGCGGAG GGGGAGGAGGCGGAGCCGGCGCCTCCAGACCGCAGCCCAGGATCCAG CACTCCCCAGGGCGGCCCCTCTTCCCGCAGGCAGCGGGACCTCAACCCAGAACCAGAGCCAGAATCGGAAGAGCCTGATGGAGGCTTCAGGAAG CTGTATGCAGAGCTGCGCAGTGAGAACGAACGACTTCGCGAGGCCCTGACCGAGACCACACTGCAGCTGGCGCAGCTCAAGGTGGAGCTGGAGCGTGCCACGCAG AGGCAGGAGCGATTTGCAGAGAGGCCCGCCCTTCTGGAGCTGGAGAGATTC GAGCGCAGGGCCCTGGAGCGGAAGGCagcagagctggaggaggagctgaag GCCCTGTCCGACCTCCGGGCTGACAACCAGCGACTCAAGGACGAGAACGCAGCCCTGATTCGCGTCATCAGCAAACTCTCCAAGTGA